The Mycolicibacterium fluoranthenivorans genome has a window encoding:
- a CDS encoding dihydrodipicolinate reductase → MILWGPGQVGVGALRAVIAHPGLELVGVVVHSETKAGRDAGDLCGMPATGVIATRDIEAALRVDADVVAFFASGDYRYREAAEDIARCLRSGKNVVCTSLVPLCYPPAADRETVELLEKACAVGQVSLFNSGVDPGWANDVIPLVLSGFSSWVDTVTTQEILDYGGIDQPEIMFDFMGFGHPPDFPAPLLDRARLAHLWAPVVHLVAEGLGLVLDRVDTEIEPWLATERYEVASGWIEPGTMGAMRFRLAGVVDGEERVILEHFTRMGEPSAPDWPRHPSPHGGYRVIVDGMPTYTVDIEMHGRGDNLRGLTYATVMRELNAIPAVIAAPPGLLSTLDLPVITGPMRGGRWRGVLPTRSQV, encoded by the coding sequence GTGATCCTCTGGGGTCCCGGTCAGGTCGGCGTGGGCGCCCTGCGTGCGGTCATTGCGCACCCTGGGCTGGAGCTCGTCGGCGTCGTGGTGCACTCCGAGACCAAAGCGGGCAGGGATGCCGGCGATCTGTGCGGGATGCCGGCCACCGGAGTGATCGCCACGCGCGATATCGAGGCCGCACTGCGGGTGGATGCCGACGTCGTGGCGTTCTTCGCCTCCGGGGATTACCGGTACCGTGAGGCCGCCGAAGACATCGCCCGCTGTCTGCGATCGGGCAAGAACGTCGTGTGCACCTCGCTCGTGCCGCTGTGCTACCCACCAGCCGCCGACCGTGAAACGGTCGAGCTGCTCGAAAAGGCCTGTGCCGTTGGGCAGGTGAGTCTGTTCAACAGCGGAGTCGACCCCGGCTGGGCGAACGATGTCATCCCCCTGGTGCTGTCGGGTTTCAGCAGCTGGGTGGACACCGTCACCACGCAGGAGATCCTCGACTACGGCGGGATCGATCAGCCCGAGATCATGTTCGATTTCATGGGATTCGGCCATCCGCCGGATTTTCCGGCGCCGCTGCTGGATCGGGCCCGGCTCGCCCATCTGTGGGCACCGGTGGTACATCTGGTGGCCGAGGGGCTCGGCTTGGTGCTGGACCGGGTCGACACCGAGATCGAACCTTGGCTGGCCACCGAACGGTATGAGGTGGCCTCGGGCTGGATCGAACCGGGCACCATGGGGGCCATGCGCTTCCGGCTCGCAGGCGTGGTCGACGGTGAGGAGCGGGTGATCCTCGAACATTTCACCCGGATGGGGGAGCCGTCGGCACCGGACTGGCCGCGTCATCCGTCGCCGCACGGCGGATATCGGGTGATCGTCGATGGCATGCCCACCTACACCGTGGACATCGAGATGCATGGCCGCGGGGACAATCTGCGCGGGCTCACCTATGCGACCGTCATGCGAGAGCTCAACGCCATCCCCGCGGTGATCGCTGCACCACCCGGACTGCTCTCCACCCTGGATCTGCCGGTCATCACCGGGCCGATGCGCGGCGGCCGCTGGCGCGGTGTTCTTCCAACGAGGAGTCAGGTGTGA
- a CDS encoding amidohydrolase family protein, translating into MSADILIVSPDDHLVEPADLWTSRLPARYRDIGPRIIRHRGRMDPTVTSDVAFVDDEDGRDADIWHYEDAIIPIPLISAAAGYEIDELTTDPITYDEMRPGCFRPADRLADMDIAGIEASACFPNTLVRFCGQRFLHGKDKDLALLCVQAYNDFQIDEWGGDSNGRLIPLGIIPLWDVELAAKEVDRVAAKGMPAVCFSELPARLDLPSIHSGYWDPFFAACERNDVGIMLHIGSSSTLTKSSPDSPHVVTSALMAVNCTIALVDWLFSAKLKQFPKLKIAFAEAQAGWIPYYLQRVDEVWEDRRAWGGIHPLLTEPPSTQVPGRVWFSTFGDPVAFRILDLVGPDQLMFETDYPHNDTNWPHSTAVANKATEGLDEETKRKVLSTNAKTFFGLP; encoded by the coding sequence TTGAGCGCAGATATCCTGATCGTGTCGCCGGACGACCATCTCGTGGAACCGGCCGATCTGTGGACCAGCCGACTGCCTGCGCGCTACCGCGACATCGGGCCACGGATCATCCGGCACCGCGGCCGGATGGACCCCACGGTCACCTCCGACGTCGCTTTCGTCGACGACGAGGACGGTCGCGATGCCGACATCTGGCACTACGAAGATGCCATCATCCCGATTCCACTCATCAGCGCGGCGGCCGGCTACGAGATCGACGAGCTGACCACCGATCCGATCACCTATGACGAGATGCGACCCGGCTGCTTCCGGCCGGCCGACCGGCTCGCCGACATGGACATCGCCGGTATCGAGGCATCGGCGTGCTTCCCCAATACCTTGGTCCGCTTCTGCGGCCAACGCTTCCTCCACGGCAAGGACAAAGACCTCGCGTTGCTCTGTGTCCAGGCCTACAACGATTTTCAGATCGACGAGTGGGGCGGTGATTCGAATGGGCGATTGATCCCGCTGGGCATCATCCCGCTGTGGGACGTCGAACTGGCCGCGAAAGAGGTGGACCGGGTTGCCGCAAAGGGCATGCCGGCCGTCTGCTTCTCCGAGCTGCCGGCACGGCTGGATCTGCCCTCCATCCACAGCGGATACTGGGACCCTTTCTTCGCCGCCTGCGAACGCAACGACGTCGGCATCATGCTGCACATCGGCTCGAGCTCCACGCTGACCAAGTCCTCCCCCGATTCTCCGCATGTCGTGACCAGTGCACTGATGGCGGTCAACTGCACCATCGCCCTGGTGGACTGGCTGTTCTCGGCCAAGCTCAAGCAGTTTCCCAAACTGAAGATCGCCTTCGCCGAAGCCCAAGCCGGCTGGATTCCGTACTACCTGCAGCGTGTCGACGAGGTCTGGGAGGACCGGAGGGCATGGGGCGGGATCCATCCGCTGTTGACCGAGCCGCCCAGTACCCAGGTGCCCGGCCGCGTCTGGTTCTCCACCTTCGGGGATCCGGTGGCGTTCCGCATCCTGGACTTGGTCGGACCGGATCAGCTGATGTTCGAGACCGACTATCCCCACAACGACACCAACTGGCCGCACAGCACCGCCGTCGCCAACAAGGCGACCGAGGGTCTGGATGAAGAGACCAAACGGAAGGTGCTGTCCACCAACGCGAAGACCTTCTTCGGCCTGCCGTAG
- a CDS encoding acyl-CoA dehydrogenase family protein codes for MHFQLDTDAEKFRDGVREHLQRTLTPEFEERVYRSGVAHDDDFAKSLVDAGYFAPSWPAEYGGQDRDAWTEQILKEELMRFDAPVYLSETTRMVASIIRHIGSPALKDRILAGALKGDITIALGFTEPECGSDVAAAATKAVRHGDDWIINGSKMFTTNGHIADYVFLLARTNPDKPKHKGLTMFLVPRDVDGFEAQAVWTLSGERTNITFYNDVRIGDEWRIGDVDAGWQVLGLSLQDEHASGWGPHIARLLHHAENWARQADGTDGRPRIDDPDVRRRITRVAMETEISMLLQRRCVWMTETGSVPVAEGPMSKVFSTEALVRASQDVAELAGPDGVRSYLEPSAPEEGRFDHTLRFALGTTIYAGTSEVQRSIIAQRGLGLPR; via the coding sequence ATGCACTTCCAGCTCGACACCGACGCCGAGAAGTTCCGCGACGGTGTTCGCGAGCATCTGCAGCGCACGCTCACCCCGGAGTTCGAGGAGCGGGTGTACCGCAGTGGCGTGGCGCACGATGACGACTTCGCCAAGAGCCTCGTCGACGCAGGCTATTTCGCCCCGAGTTGGCCCGCCGAATACGGCGGGCAGGACCGTGACGCGTGGACCGAGCAGATCCTCAAGGAGGAGCTGATGCGTTTCGACGCCCCGGTCTACCTGTCCGAGACCACCCGCATGGTCGCCTCGATCATCCGGCATATCGGCAGCCCCGCCCTCAAGGACCGCATCCTCGCCGGCGCGCTGAAAGGCGACATCACCATCGCACTGGGATTCACCGAACCCGAATGCGGCTCCGATGTGGCCGCGGCCGCGACCAAGGCGGTGCGCCACGGCGACGACTGGATCATCAACGGGTCCAAGATGTTCACCACCAACGGGCACATCGCCGACTACGTTTTCCTGCTGGCACGAACGAACCCGGACAAGCCCAAACACAAGGGCCTGACCATGTTCCTGGTCCCCCGGGACGTCGACGGGTTCGAAGCGCAGGCGGTGTGGACGCTGTCTGGCGAACGCACCAACATCACCTTCTACAACGACGTCCGGATCGGCGACGAATGGCGCATCGGCGATGTCGACGCGGGATGGCAGGTTCTCGGCCTGTCGCTGCAGGACGAGCACGCCTCCGGGTGGGGCCCGCATATCGCACGGCTGTTACACCATGCCGAGAACTGGGCGCGGCAAGCCGACGGCACCGACGGGCGTCCGCGGATCGACGACCCCGATGTGCGTCGCCGGATCACCAGGGTGGCCATGGAAACCGAGATCTCGATGCTGCTGCAGCGACGCTGCGTGTGGATGACCGAAACCGGATCCGTTCCCGTCGCGGAAGGTCCGATGTCCAAGGTCTTCAGCACCGAGGCCTTGGTGCGAGCCAGCCAGGACGTCGCCGAACTGGCGGGTCCCGACGGCGTGCGTAGCTACCTGGAGCCGTCGGCACCGGAAGAAGGGCGGTTCGACCACACGCTGCGGTTTGCCCTGGGCACCACGATCTATGCCGGGACCAGCGAAGTGCAGCGCAGCATCATCGCCCAGCGCGGGCTGGGCCTACCCCGTTAG
- a CDS encoding enoyl-CoA hydratase, with the protein MSDYRFLKVSTYDDGQIVRISLNRPEQRNAQNRGMLVELDDAFGAAEKDDTVRVIILAGEGKMFSSGHDIGSKRAISEYLPGPDQHPTASINGGSRDGAEKTMLQEWHYFFQNTLRWRNLRKITVAQVHGDVFSAGLMLMWACDLIVGSDDVRFADVVGTRLGMCGMEYFGHPWEFGPRKAKELMLTGDAIDIHEAHRLGMVSKVFGRDELAAKTLEFARRIAAVPTMAALLIKESVNQTQDNMGFYTSLQACFTLHQLNHSHWSQVRQDKRPTAGPENGVPDWRDAPPVVVAEKGTVRAPH; encoded by the coding sequence TTGAGCGACTACCGGTTCCTCAAAGTGAGCACGTACGACGACGGCCAGATCGTGCGCATCTCGCTCAACCGCCCAGAGCAACGCAATGCCCAGAATCGCGGCATGCTCGTCGAACTCGACGATGCCTTCGGCGCTGCAGAGAAGGACGACACCGTCCGGGTCATCATCCTGGCCGGGGAGGGCAAGATGTTCTCCTCCGGTCACGACATCGGATCCAAAAGGGCCATCAGCGAGTACCTGCCCGGCCCCGATCAGCATCCGACCGCCTCCATCAACGGCGGCAGCCGGGACGGCGCCGAGAAGACCATGCTCCAGGAGTGGCACTACTTCTTCCAGAACACCCTGCGCTGGCGCAACCTACGCAAGATCACCGTCGCCCAGGTGCACGGCGACGTTTTCTCCGCCGGGCTCATGTTGATGTGGGCCTGCGACCTCATCGTCGGCAGCGACGACGTCCGTTTCGCCGACGTGGTCGGCACCAGGCTCGGGATGTGCGGAATGGAGTACTTCGGCCACCCGTGGGAGTTCGGCCCGCGAAAAGCCAAGGAGCTCATGCTCACCGGTGATGCCATCGACATCCACGAAGCTCACCGACTGGGCATGGTCAGCAAGGTCTTCGGCCGTGACGAACTCGCCGCCAAGACACTCGAGTTCGCCCGGCGGATTGCCGCGGTGCCCACCATGGCCGCCCTGCTGATCAAGGAGTCGGTCAATCAGACGCAGGACAACATGGGTTTCTACACCTCCCTGCAGGCTTGCTTCACCTTGCACCAACTCAACCATTCGCATTGGTCGCAGGTGCGCCAAGACAAGCGGCCCACCGCCGGCCCGGAGAACGGCGTGCCGGATTGGCGTGACGCTCCGCCCGTCGTGGTCGCCGAGAAGGGCACCGTGCGTGCACCACACTGA
- a CDS encoding AMP-binding protein has product MVRFQQGPLTRRPHPADKPAVVIHPTGTTVSFGELDIRANQLAHFLRQSGVVPGDTIALLMENNEHVHAVMWAARRSGLYYTLVNIHLTAGEIGYIVADSGAKAIISSAALRHLCEQLPAYLSPSELPAIALLADDDLLGWRRYPDCVAGVRTEAVDGGVDGQLLQYSAGSTGRPKGIRRPLPPPGHATMTTPVFEALGVDAESVYLSPAPLYHTAPAMWTMCAQAAGATTVVMQRFDPVEVLECIERHGVTHAQFVPTMFVRMLRLPQPVRDQFDLSTLRRVVHASAPCPPDIKRQMIQWWGPIIDEYYGSSEGAGISFIRAEEWLRRPGSVGKPLVGQPHILDTHGRELPPGQVGEIHFDGGYPFEYLNDPAKTAASRSPQGWATVGDVGFVDEEGYLYLTDRKNHMIISGGVNIYPQETENALLSHPLVVDAAVFGIPDEDLGQTVMAVVELADASRADEGTARELLIWLGERLARHKCPRRLVFEERLPRTDAGKLNKQPLVAKYGASSQAV; this is encoded by the coding sequence ATGGTCCGGTTCCAGCAGGGTCCGCTGACGAGACGCCCGCACCCGGCGGACAAACCGGCCGTGGTGATCCATCCGACCGGGACAACCGTGTCCTTCGGCGAACTGGACATCCGGGCCAACCAGCTGGCCCACTTCCTCCGGCAGTCCGGCGTGGTTCCCGGCGACACCATCGCGCTGCTGATGGAGAACAACGAGCACGTCCACGCGGTGATGTGGGCGGCCCGCCGAAGCGGCCTGTACTACACGCTGGTCAACATCCACCTCACCGCCGGCGAGATCGGGTACATCGTGGCCGACAGCGGCGCCAAAGCGATCATCTCTTCCGCGGCGTTGCGCCACCTCTGCGAGCAGCTGCCGGCCTACTTGTCGCCGTCCGAGTTGCCCGCGATCGCGCTGCTCGCCGACGACGATCTACTGGGCTGGCGCCGCTATCCCGACTGTGTCGCCGGCGTTCGGACCGAGGCGGTCGACGGCGGAGTCGACGGCCAGCTGCTGCAGTATTCGGCCGGCAGCACCGGTCGTCCGAAAGGCATCCGCCGGCCGCTGCCGCCGCCCGGTCACGCGACAATGACGACACCGGTGTTCGAGGCGCTCGGCGTGGACGCCGAGTCGGTGTATCTCAGTCCCGCACCGCTTTACCACACCGCTCCTGCCATGTGGACCATGTGCGCCCAGGCGGCCGGAGCGACCACCGTGGTGATGCAGCGGTTCGATCCGGTCGAGGTGCTCGAGTGCATCGAACGACACGGCGTCACCCATGCGCAGTTCGTCCCCACCATGTTCGTGCGGATGCTGCGGCTGCCCCAGCCGGTGCGTGATCAGTTCGACCTGTCTACGCTGCGGCGCGTGGTGCACGCGTCGGCGCCCTGCCCACCGGACATCAAGCGCCAGATGATCCAGTGGTGGGGGCCGATCATCGACGAGTACTACGGTTCCTCGGAGGGCGCGGGTATCTCGTTCATCCGGGCCGAGGAGTGGCTGCGCCGGCCGGGCTCGGTGGGCAAGCCGCTGGTGGGCCAGCCCCACATCCTCGACACCCACGGTCGCGAACTGCCCCCAGGGCAGGTCGGCGAGATCCATTTCGACGGCGGCTACCCCTTCGAGTACCTCAACGATCCGGCCAAGACCGCTGCGTCGCGCAGCCCGCAGGGCTGGGCGACGGTCGGCGATGTCGGATTCGTCGACGAGGAGGGCTATCTGTATCTCACCGACCGCAAGAACCACATGATCATCAGCGGCGGAGTGAACATCTATCCGCAGGAGACCGAGAACGCACTACTGAGCCACCCGCTGGTCGTCGACGCGGCCGTGTTCGGGATCCCGGACGAGGATCTCGGGCAAACCGTGATGGCGGTGGTGGAACTCGCAGATGCCTCTCGGGCGGACGAGGGGACCGCCCGGGAGCTTCTGATCTGGTTGGGCGAGCGCCTCGCCCGGCACAAGTGTCCGCGCCGGCTGGTCTTCGAGGAGCGGCTGCCCCGCACCGACGCGGGCAAGCTCAACAAGCAGCCGTTGGTGGCGAAGTACGGAGCGAGTTCGCAAGCCGTATGA
- a CDS encoding nitroreductase family protein — MCTATAVRRYRAEPVPDEVLDRCLRAASWAPSGGNQQQWRFVVLRSQQIRDVLTDAAHRTWEVMKDFYQLPAVADGAADPKSRVLRAMAEHMEVGGEAPQLVLFCVQPQRGTTELQQGGSAVQNFLLAARAQGLGAAITLWQDSCDRELRELVGIPDDWKVATLLTVGWPKGGHREVRRKPLSKVAVVDRWNQPWTVQ, encoded by the coding sequence ATGTGCACGGCCACCGCGGTGCGCAGATATCGTGCCGAACCCGTCCCCGACGAGGTGCTCGACAGGTGTCTGCGGGCGGCGTCGTGGGCACCTTCCGGTGGTAATCAGCAGCAGTGGCGCTTCGTGGTGCTGCGTTCGCAGCAGATCCGCGACGTACTGACCGACGCCGCGCACCGCACCTGGGAGGTGATGAAGGATTTCTATCAGCTGCCGGCGGTGGCCGACGGGGCAGCAGACCCGAAATCCAGGGTGCTGCGCGCGATGGCCGAGCACATGGAGGTCGGTGGCGAGGCGCCGCAGCTGGTGTTGTTCTGCGTCCAACCCCAACGCGGTACCACCGAGTTACAGCAGGGCGGTTCGGCCGTCCAGAACTTCCTGTTGGCGGCCCGTGCGCAGGGTCTGGGCGCGGCGATCACGCTATGGCAGGATTCCTGTGATCGTGAATTGCGGGAGCTGGTCGGCATTCCCGACGACTGGAAGGTGGCGACCCTGTTGACGGTGGGGTGGCCCAAGGGCGGCCATCGCGAGGTTCGCCGCAAGCCGCTGTCGAAGGTCGCCGTCGTCGACCGATGGAACCAACCATGGACTGTGCAATGA
- a CDS encoding acyl-CoA dehydrogenase family protein — translation MDLMLSDEQRQLVDSFGALFERESPSERIRASEPVGFDPQLWTALSGTGAVEMAVAENSGGWGADEVDLALVAEQLGRVVASAPLIEAQVAARILAAGGDAGADVLPGVLSGDRLVTFAPRAYGDVRHLRLVPGGAVADAVVAMVGGRLMYIPISGMRTRVDNLGSLPLADIEIGSDAHVLAVGPTAHESFSGAVDLWLTLTASAMVGAANRALAFGVEYAKQRQAFGTLIGGFQAVAHPLADSATAIDGARLLALRAACSFTEESSRTTELAAMAFAFAYETARDATYRSLHVHGGYGFGMEGDVQLYYRRIRGWAMVFGAADTALDRAADARYGARSEATVGR, via the coding sequence ATGGACCTCATGCTGTCCGATGAACAACGTCAGCTGGTCGACTCGTTCGGTGCACTCTTCGAGCGGGAATCCCCATCGGAGCGGATCCGGGCCAGCGAGCCGGTGGGATTCGACCCGCAGCTATGGACCGCGCTGAGCGGCACCGGCGCGGTCGAAATGGCCGTCGCCGAAAACTCCGGCGGATGGGGCGCCGACGAAGTCGACCTTGCCCTTGTCGCCGAACAGCTCGGTCGGGTGGTGGCCTCGGCGCCGCTGATCGAAGCCCAGGTGGCCGCTCGCATCCTCGCGGCGGGTGGCGACGCGGGCGCGGACGTGCTCCCCGGGGTCCTGAGCGGAGACCGCCTGGTGACGTTCGCGCCGCGCGCCTACGGCGACGTACGGCACCTTCGGCTTGTGCCCGGCGGCGCGGTGGCCGACGCCGTGGTCGCGATGGTCGGCGGTCGGTTGATGTACATCCCGATCTCGGGCATGCGCACCCGGGTGGACAACCTCGGCTCCCTGCCGCTGGCCGATATCGAGATCGGGTCCGACGCCCACGTGCTGGCAGTGGGCCCTACCGCACACGAATCATTTTCCGGCGCAGTCGATCTGTGGCTGACTTTGACGGCCTCGGCGATGGTGGGGGCGGCCAACCGTGCACTGGCCTTCGGGGTCGAGTACGCCAAGCAGCGGCAGGCTTTCGGGACGCTCATCGGTGGGTTCCAAGCGGTGGCGCATCCGCTGGCGGACAGTGCCACGGCCATCGACGGCGCCCGGCTGCTGGCTCTGAGGGCAGCGTGCTCGTTCACCGAGGAGTCGAGCCGCACCACCGAACTCGCCGCGATGGCCTTCGCCTTCGCCTACGAGACGGCTCGCGACGCCACCTACCGCAGCCTGCACGTGCACGGTGGCTATGGATTCGGCATGGAAGGCGACGTCCAGCTCTATTACCGGCGGATTCGCGGTTGGGCGATGGTATTCGGTGCGGCCGACACTGCGCTCGATCGGGCCGCCGACGCACGCTACGGTGCGCGGTCGGAGGCTACGGTCGGCCGCTGA
- a CDS encoding amidohydrolase family protein: protein MNTTAREIWDADNHLYEPPDAYTRHLPKQYRGAIKWIQVDGQTKLMIKGRLTDTIPNPTYDVVASPGAWADYFRGNNPEGKTLRELANPIACPDSFRRAEERLALLDSQQIHACVMFPTTGGMLEERMLDDIALAHAVVHAYNEWLLEEWTFDYRGRIFATPVITLPDVTAAVAELDWCVEHGARAVLVNPRPVATVSGHTTSMGQPYFDPFWSRVEYHGIPVLMHACDSGYDRYSRDWEGAGAEYLPFTPDAFRTIVYEDARSILDTCAALVAHGVFTRHPGLRVGVVENGGNWVPRLLELFDRVYKKMPAEFAEHPVEQFTRHVWVNPFHEEDMSGLIDLIGADRVLFGSDYPHPEGLADPAELTPEIAALSDPVIDRIMGANLRELLTAVPGGR, encoded by the coding sequence ATGAACACCACGGCCCGAGAGATCTGGGATGCCGACAACCATCTGTACGAGCCGCCGGACGCGTACACGCGTCACTTGCCCAAGCAGTACCGGGGCGCGATCAAGTGGATTCAGGTGGACGGTCAGACCAAGCTGATGATCAAGGGTCGACTCACCGACACCATTCCCAATCCCACCTATGACGTGGTGGCCTCGCCGGGCGCCTGGGCCGACTACTTCCGGGGCAACAATCCGGAAGGCAAGACGCTGCGCGAACTCGCCAACCCGATCGCCTGCCCGGACTCGTTTCGTCGCGCCGAAGAGCGTCTGGCCCTGCTGGATTCGCAGCAAATCCACGCCTGCGTCATGTTCCCCACGACGGGCGGGATGCTCGAGGAGCGCATGCTCGACGACATTGCACTCGCGCACGCCGTGGTGCACGCCTACAACGAGTGGCTGCTGGAGGAATGGACGTTCGACTACCGGGGCCGGATCTTCGCCACCCCGGTGATCACCCTGCCCGACGTGACCGCTGCGGTGGCAGAACTCGACTGGTGCGTTGAGCACGGGGCCCGCGCGGTCCTGGTGAACCCGCGACCGGTGGCGACGGTGTCAGGCCACACCACGTCGATGGGGCAGCCGTATTTCGATCCATTCTGGTCGCGGGTGGAATATCACGGGATCCCCGTGCTCATGCATGCGTGTGACTCCGGCTACGACAGGTACAGTCGGGATTGGGAGGGCGCCGGCGCCGAGTATCTTCCGTTCACACCAGATGCGTTTCGCACCATTGTGTACGAGGACGCCCGGTCGATCCTCGACACCTGTGCGGCGCTGGTCGCCCACGGTGTGTTCACCAGGCACCCCGGACTGCGTGTCGGGGTGGTGGAGAACGGCGGTAACTGGGTGCCCCGGCTGCTGGAGTTGTTCGACCGGGTGTACAAGAAGATGCCTGCGGAATTCGCCGAACATCCGGTGGAACAGTTCACACGGCACGTGTGGGTCAATCCTTTCCACGAAGAGGACATGTCCGGGCTGATCGATCTCATCGGTGCCGACCGGGTGCTCTTCGGCTCCGATTATCCGCACCCCGAGGGTTTGGCCGATCCCGCCGAGCTGACCCCGGAGATCGCCGCGCTGAGCGATCCGGTCATCGACCGGATCATGGGCGCGAACTTGCGCGAGCTGCTGACGGCGGTGCCGGGTGGGCGCTGA
- a CDS encoding dihydrodipicolinate reductase: MVNDASAQRVRVVHVGTGLTGKEALRAIINDPSLELVGLKVSTPEKVGVDAGSLIGEPDTGVIASADVDDVLALAPDCVSYCATAVRREAEAIADMVRYLEAGINVVTIATIPMIYPSAAPPEWRAAVEAAAAKGNSTFYATGAEPGFISLNIPTALLTGAGVVESYRMDEYAIDLDKSYPIWDVLHESMGFGKPDGHVPARIASGKVNHDWETVVRYIADILGLELDGVELDWETLLAPEDLDTAIGVIPQGTICAHRWQLAGVVDGRPAVAVQYFATVSSTPWPQHWPRPSRNDQGGMVIRVEGRPSMCLELYFEQSPSDRVNPGVAVTALAAINSIPEVIRAPPGVIANPLAGLAIVSRQSRTRSH, encoded by the coding sequence ATGGTCAACGATGCCAGTGCTCAACGCGTCCGAGTAGTTCACGTGGGCACGGGTCTCACGGGAAAGGAGGCCTTGCGTGCCATCATCAACGATCCGTCTCTCGAACTCGTCGGACTGAAGGTGTCTACTCCCGAGAAGGTCGGTGTCGATGCCGGTTCGCTGATAGGTGAACCGGATACCGGAGTCATCGCGTCGGCTGATGTCGATGACGTACTGGCATTGGCGCCCGACTGCGTGTCGTACTGCGCCACCGCTGTCCGGCGCGAGGCCGAGGCCATCGCAGATATGGTGCGGTACCTCGAGGCGGGGATCAATGTCGTGACGATCGCGACCATCCCGATGATATATCCGTCGGCTGCACCACCAGAGTGGCGCGCTGCCGTGGAAGCGGCAGCGGCGAAGGGTAATTCGACCTTCTACGCTACCGGCGCCGAGCCGGGCTTCATCAGCCTCAACATTCCCACTGCCCTACTGACCGGTGCTGGCGTCGTGGAATCGTATCGGATGGACGAGTATGCGATCGATTTGGACAAGTCGTATCCAATCTGGGATGTTCTGCACGAATCCATGGGCTTCGGAAAGCCGGACGGTCACGTACCTGCTCGAATCGCCTCGGGCAAGGTCAACCACGACTGGGAGACCGTGGTGCGATACATCGCCGATATCCTCGGCCTGGAACTCGACGGTGTCGAACTGGATTGGGAGACACTGCTCGCACCAGAAGATCTCGACACCGCGATCGGTGTCATTCCGCAAGGGACGATTTGTGCGCATCGCTGGCAGCTGGCCGGCGTTGTCGATGGGCGGCCCGCAGTCGCGGTGCAGTACTTCGCGACGGTGAGTTCCACGCCCTGGCCGCAGCACTGGCCAAGGCCGTCGCGGAATGACCAGGGCGGCATGGTAATCCGAGTCGAGGGCCGACCGAGTATGTGCTTGGAACTCTACTTCGAGCAGTCGCCCTCGGATCGGGTGAACCCGGGCGTGGCGGTGACGGCGTTAGCTGCGATCAACTCGATACCTGAGGTCATCAGGGCGCCACCTGGCGTGATCGCCAATCCCTTGGCAGGCCTCGCAATCGTAAGTAGGCAATCGCGGACGAGAAGTCACTAG
- a CDS encoding TetR/AcrR family transcriptional regulator, protein MSEVMPPRARSARVRSPYRRSRIVDAAGTIAATGGYAAVTMRDVAELAQVSTATLYRHFRSKDHLLVATLGKWLEEFDCRVDVELSGRDQPFDRLWFLVDTLFTALRQSPYLAEAMARSYVVARGAATDQVEDIRTHLSDIFAAALHGRTDELDGPIAELLADVWAANVLAVSHGRISDAELRRRLFTTVRLLEARHGSPKAMSAFGHRPPRADPAPCGTLETTILACGNGYARFKP, encoded by the coding sequence GTGTCCGAGGTGATGCCGCCGAGAGCCAGATCCGCGCGGGTCCGCTCGCCCTATCGGCGATCACGCATCGTCGATGCGGCCGGAACCATCGCCGCGACAGGGGGCTACGCCGCGGTCACCATGCGCGATGTCGCCGAACTGGCTCAGGTGTCGACCGCCACGCTGTACCGCCATTTCCGCTCGAAAGACCACCTGCTGGTCGCGACCCTCGGCAAATGGCTGGAGGAGTTCGACTGCCGGGTAGACGTGGAACTGTCCGGTCGGGATCAACCGTTCGACCGGCTGTGGTTCCTCGTCGACACGCTGTTCACCGCCCTGCGACAAAGCCCGTATCTCGCCGAGGCCATGGCGCGCTCGTACGTTGTCGCGCGCGGCGCGGCGACCGATCAGGTGGAGGACATCCGCACGCACCTGAGCGATATCTTCGCCGCTGCACTCCACGGCCGCACGGACGAACTCGACGGCCCCATCGCCGAACTGCTGGCAGATGTCTGGGCGGCGAATGTGCTGGCCGTCTCGCACGGTCGTATCAGCGACGCCGAACTGCGCAGGCGCCTGTTCACGACGGTCCGCCTGTTAGAGGCCAGGCACGGTTCTCCGAAAGCGATGAGCGCCTTCGGGCACCGACCACCTCGCGCCGATCCGGCCCCATGCGGTACGTTGGAAACGACTATTCTCGCTTGCGGGAATGGCTATGCTCGGTTCAAACCGTAG